The following proteins are encoded in a genomic region of Thermomicrobiales bacterium:
- a CDS encoding Lrp/AsnC family transcriptional regulator: protein MVLLGLCGGRRRSVSLANQLGALRFVDNRVGTRDEPVNEISKETRNGFREEWSSFGWRPTIFRNVGFGAAFKILNQGDSNEGIQEMTASEGRLIDSLTWDLLRALDENARMSYKELACRVGLSAPAVADRLRRLEDAGIIRGYRVELNPERLGMPVHAILRMSKLTSRCTRVADVLLGIPEILECHRVTGADAFYMQVSVASIGHLEELVDRLMPYGQITTSLVFSSPVQRRTLSQPSSLD, encoded by the coding sequence GTGGTCCTCCTGGGTTTGTGTGGCGGACGACGCCGCAGCGTGTCGTTGGCGAATCAGCTCGGGGCGCTTCGATTCGTCGATAACAGAGTAGGTACACGCGACGAACCAGTGAACGAGATTTCGAAAGAGACTCGCAACGGATTCCGCGAAGAATGGTCGTCCTTTGGCTGGAGACCTACGATATTCAGGAACGTTGGGTTTGGTGCTGCGTTTAAGATCTTGAATCAAGGGGATAGCAATGAAGGGATCCAGGAAATGACTGCCAGCGAGGGACGCTTGATTGATTCTTTGACCTGGGATCTCTTGCGAGCGCTCGATGAGAATGCGCGGATGTCGTACAAGGAACTGGCATGCAGAGTCGGCCTTTCCGCGCCCGCAGTCGCAGATCGACTTCGTCGCCTGGAAGATGCCGGCATCATCCGCGGATATCGCGTCGAGCTGAATCCTGAGCGCCTCGGAATGCCGGTTCATGCGATTCTGCGGATGTCCAAATTGACGTCCAGATGCACACGGGTGGCCGACGTGCTGCTGGGAATCCCGGAGATCCTCGAATGCCATCGTGTGACAGGGGCTGACGCCTTCTATATGCAAGTTTCAGTCGCTTCGATTGGGCATCTCGAAGAGTTGGTCGATCGGCTGATGCCCTATGGCCAAATCACAACATCACTTGTTTTCTCATCTCCGGTCCAGCGGCGCACGCTTTCGCAACCGAGTTCGCTAGATTGA
- a CDS encoding aminotransferase class V-fold PLP-dependent enzyme — MNSLSESGMAPSGELPYRPVLEQTLRHALSYLNRLYIEPVGATATLQSLRESLHRALPESGLTAECVIDELVRDTAPGLIGSSGGRFFGWVIGGTLPAALAADWLTSTWDQNAAIYACSPAEAVVEEIAGEWLKQIFGLPADAGFAFVTGCQMAHFTCLSAARHTLLARRGWDVERDGLTGAPSFRVISSGERHGSVVRALRMLGIENGCMVELPCDDAGRLAPDTLRDALSAPSDDPTIVLLQAGDLNIGGYDPFEELVPIAHAKAAWVHVDGAFGLWAAASPKHRHLLNGVDAADSWATDGHKWLNVPYDSGYAFVSNASLIPASLSYRANYITTVSDGRDQIDWNPEWSRRGRGVASYAALRQLGRDGLAELIERTCQYAADLVEGIGALDGAEVVWTPQINQGLVRFLDNRPGATNADHDRRTDEVIAEVVACGEAYFGGTTWRGMRCMRISVCSWQTTSDDVTQTIKAVHAAIQNCRQ, encoded by the coding sequence ATGAACTCACTTTCTGAATCCGGGATGGCCCCATCAGGAGAGCTTCCGTACCGACCTGTCCTGGAGCAAACGCTGCGGCATGCGCTGTCCTATTTGAATCGACTCTACATTGAGCCAGTTGGGGCAACAGCGACACTCCAATCTCTCCGCGAATCACTGCACCGCGCCCTTCCTGAGAGCGGGCTTACTGCCGAGTGCGTCATTGACGAGCTCGTGCGAGACACGGCTCCCGGTCTGATTGGCAGCTCAGGTGGTCGTTTCTTTGGTTGGGTGATCGGAGGAACCCTCCCGGCAGCGCTTGCCGCGGATTGGCTTACGTCAACCTGGGATCAGAACGCAGCGATCTATGCTTGCAGCCCTGCTGAGGCGGTCGTTGAGGAGATTGCTGGCGAATGGCTTAAGCAGATCTTTGGTTTACCTGCTGACGCGGGATTCGCCTTTGTGACCGGTTGCCAGATGGCGCACTTCACTTGCCTGTCAGCCGCCCGCCACACGCTGTTGGCGCGCCGTGGGTGGGATGTCGAACGTGACGGTTTGACAGGTGCGCCGTCGTTTCGTGTCATCAGCAGCGGCGAGCGCCACGGCTCAGTCGTCCGCGCGCTCCGAATGTTGGGTATCGAGAATGGTTGCATGGTTGAGCTGCCGTGCGACGACGCTGGCCGTCTGGCCCCCGACACGTTGCGGGACGCGTTGAGCGCGCCTTCTGATGACCCCACGATCGTCTTGCTGCAGGCCGGGGACCTGAATATCGGTGGCTATGATCCTTTCGAAGAGCTGGTCCCGATCGCCCATGCCAAGGCTGCTTGGGTTCACGTTGATGGCGCATTTGGGTTGTGGGCCGCCGCCAGTCCGAAGCACCGCCATCTGCTCAACGGTGTTGATGCTGCTGACTCATGGGCTACCGACGGGCACAAGTGGCTCAACGTGCCTTACGACAGCGGATACGCGTTCGTTTCCAATGCTTCGCTCATCCCGGCATCGCTCTCCTACAGAGCGAACTACATCACGACCGTTAGCGATGGTCGTGACCAGATTGACTGGAACCCCGAGTGGTCGCGACGAGGCCGCGGAGTGGCGAGCTACGCTGCCTTGCGCCAGCTTGGACGCGATGGCCTCGCCGAACTCATCGAGCGCACATGCCAGTATGCTGCGGATCTTGTCGAAGGCATCGGCGCACTCGATGGTGCAGAGGTCGTGTGGACGCCCCAGATCAACCAGGGACTCGTGCGGTTTCTCGACAATCGACCGGGAGCAACAAACGCAGACCATGATCGGCGGACGGATGAAGTGATTGCGGAAGTCGTCGCATGTGGCGAAGCGTATTTTGGTGGAACGACCTGGAGGGGTATGCGATGCATGAGGATCTCCGTCTGCAGTTGGCAGACAACCTCAGATGATGTCACGCAGACGATCAAGGCTGTTCACGCAGCGATTCAAAATTGCCGCCAGTAA
- a CDS encoding RraA family protein, which produces MQHTFTNESIQAASMNVSTAHIADACLRIGAPVRALPTELCSVGPIRRRVGRALPVRHAGSVDIFLEALETATPGDVFVIDDGGRTSEACIGDLVVLEMQNAGIAAVIVWGCHRDSSEITQMDLPCMSLGSCPSGPVSARERASDALIAAQVGDITVKRTDFIIIDDDGAIAVSDAIMSPVLAIAQRIRDSERAQAAEMHTGATLRYQLQFAGYLSERRQNRSYSFREHLRRIGGAIEE; this is translated from the coding sequence TTGCAGCATACGTTCACCAACGAGTCGATTCAGGCCGCCTCGATGAACGTCTCGACGGCCCACATCGCCGATGCTTGTCTGCGCATTGGCGCACCGGTGAGAGCTCTGCCGACCGAACTGTGCAGCGTCGGTCCCATTCGGCGGAGAGTTGGTCGCGCTCTGCCAGTGCGCCACGCGGGCAGCGTCGACATCTTTCTTGAGGCGTTAGAGACAGCCACGCCCGGCGATGTTTTCGTGATTGATGATGGTGGCCGCACCTCCGAGGCCTGCATTGGCGATCTGGTAGTGCTGGAAATGCAGAATGCAGGTATAGCGGCCGTAATTGTCTGGGGTTGTCACCGCGATTCATCAGAAATCACTCAGATGGATTTGCCGTGTATGAGTCTCGGTAGTTGCCCATCGGGCCCGGTGTCTGCGCGGGAGCGAGCGTCCGATGCCCTGATTGCCGCTCAGGTAGGCGACATCACCGTGAAACGGACCGACTTCATCATCATCGATGATGACGGCGCAATTGCTGTAAGCGACGCAATCATGAGCCCGGTTCTGGCAATCGCGCAGCGGATTCGTGATAGTGAACGGGCTCAGGCTGCCGAGATGCACACCGGAGCCACACTGCGTTACCAATTGCAGTTTGCGGGCTATCTATCCGAACGCAGGCAGAACCGGTCATACAGCTTTCGGGAGCACCTCCGTCGAATCGGTGGTGCCATCGAGGAGTAA
- a CDS encoding enoyl-CoA hydratase/isomerase family protein: MSEDRSLLTTEAVDGIVTWTLNRPAVRNAVNLALLEQLDAELDALRQSPPRVLILGATAPGFCAGIDLKESQGATADFAHKRVALMHRVLDKLRRFPCPVITAINGVCAGLGAEIAISGDLRIASPSARLGYPEPRVAVPSPAFHLVTLIGMARAQDLLLTARWVGAEEALQFGIFNRIAEGVDAAARDLAMEVAKLSPMSLTLTKENIYLGVCDGAAAASHHHIDGVTSAAWTSDRTEALAAFAEKREPSFTGS; the protein is encoded by the coding sequence GTGAGCGAAGACAGATCGTTGCTGACGACAGAGGCCGTCGACGGAATCGTGACCTGGACGCTAAACCGACCTGCCGTCCGCAATGCCGTGAACCTGGCGTTGCTGGAGCAGCTTGATGCGGAGCTTGATGCGCTGCGGCAAAGTCCGCCACGTGTGCTGATTCTGGGTGCGACCGCTCCGGGGTTCTGCGCCGGTATCGATCTCAAGGAGTCGCAAGGCGCGACAGCCGACTTCGCTCACAAGCGCGTCGCGCTGATGCACCGCGTGCTGGACAAGCTGCGTCGCTTTCCGTGTCCGGTCATCACAGCAATCAACGGTGTCTGTGCCGGGCTCGGCGCTGAGATCGCCATCTCCGGCGACTTGCGCATCGCGTCTCCGAGCGCGCGTCTTGGCTATCCCGAGCCGCGCGTCGCAGTACCGTCCCCGGCGTTTCACCTCGTCACCCTGATCGGCATGGCCCGAGCGCAGGATCTGTTGCTCACCGCCCGCTGGGTTGGTGCTGAAGAAGCACTGCAGTTCGGGATCTTCAATCGCATTGCCGAAGGTGTCGATGCTGCGGCACGCGATCTGGCGATGGAAGTCGCCAAGCTCTCGCCAATGTCGCTGACGTTGACGAAAGAGAACATCTATCTCGGAGTCTGCGATGGCGCAGCAGCCGCCTCGCATCATCACATCGACGGCGTCACCAGCGCCGCGTGGACGTCGGATCGCACCGAAGCGCTGGCAGCGTTCGCCGAGAAGCGCGAGCCGTCGTTCACTGGCTCATAA
- a CDS encoding CoA transferase: MSGPLEGIRVLELSRHLAGPFAAMTLGDLGADVIKVEPPGRGDDTRSFPPYWNGESTYYLSANRNKRSIALDLSSEAGQEVAKSLAKQSDILIENFRPGTTERWGLGYEQLREINPRLVYCTISAVGSDGPDSNRSGVDLLMQAYAGLMSITGEEHGAPVRVGTSVVDLTAGANAVQGILAALYLRERTGTGQRIESSLLEGQVSWLTYHAVSYFASGEAPGRLGSFHASVAPYGAFPTNDGYLVVAVATDALWRRFCGALEHPELIEDPRFVKNVQRCANRDELHAALLPILAERSAAAWASAMDQAGVPCSPVNTLDTVLSLPQVLHREMVVDIPRGLPGSTTARCRDQALRYSR, translated from the coding sequence ATGAGTGGACCGCTAGAGGGAATCCGGGTGCTGGAGCTGAGTCGGCACCTGGCTGGGCCGTTTGCCGCGATGACGCTCGGGGACCTCGGCGCGGACGTCATCAAGGTTGAGCCGCCTGGCCGTGGCGACGACACCCGCAGCTTCCCACCGTACTGGAATGGCGAGAGCACCTACTACCTGAGCGCCAATCGCAACAAGCGCAGCATCGCACTCGATCTCTCCAGCGAAGCAGGTCAGGAAGTTGCCAAGTCACTTGCGAAGCAGTCGGACATCCTGATTGAGAACTTCCGACCTGGCACAACCGAGCGCTGGGGGTTGGGCTACGAGCAGCTCCGCGAGATCAACCCGCGCCTGGTCTACTGCACGATCTCGGCGGTCGGCAGCGACGGTCCGGATAGCAATCGATCGGGCGTCGATTTGCTGATGCAAGCGTACGCCGGACTGATGAGCATTACCGGCGAGGAACACGGCGCGCCAGTGCGCGTCGGAACATCGGTCGTTGACCTGACGGCTGGCGCGAACGCTGTGCAGGGCATTCTGGCGGCACTCTACCTCCGCGAGCGCACTGGCACAGGCCAGCGGATCGAAAGCTCGCTGCTCGAAGGTCAGGTTTCGTGGCTGACCTATCACGCTGTATCCTACTTCGCGTCTGGCGAGGCACCCGGTCGTCTCGGGTCATTTCACGCCAGCGTCGCGCCATATGGTGCGTTCCCCACGAACGACGGTTACCTCGTCGTCGCAGTCGCTACCGACGCGCTGTGGCGGCGATTCTGCGGCGCGCTCGAACACCCGGAACTCATCGAAGACCCGCGCTTTGTGAAGAACGTCCAGCGCTGCGCGAATCGCGACGAGCTGCACGCGGCGCTGCTGCCAATCCTTGCTGAGCGATCTGCAGCAGCCTGGGCTAGCGCGATGGATCAGGCCGGCGTGCCATGTTCGCCGGTCAACACGCTCGATACAGTGCTGAGTCTGCCGCAGGTTCTGCATCGCGAGATGGTCGTGGACATCCCGCGCGGACTGCCCGGATCTACGACTGCCCGGTGTCGCGATCAAGCTCTCAGATACTCCCGGTAG
- the fmt gene encoding methionyl-tRNA formyltransferase, whose product MSSNLRVVFLGSPEFAIPSLRALANHPDIEVALVVTQPDRPSGRGRRLTPPPVRMAADELGLVSMQPETLRDESAIELIRSVHPDVLVVVAYGEILRRAVLSLAPHGCLNVHPSLLPAYRGATPIPAAILHGDNETGVTIIKLIAALDAGPIVAQHAVSLDQTETSGELSDRLADLAAEVLPETMLAYASGDRFRVSRIMSGRPTHANGLAKTLTSTGLSQPAESNSSFEHPIRGPLPGRSFAANGCAFCGACGIRH is encoded by the coding sequence ATGTCGAGCAACCTGCGCGTCGTCTTTCTTGGCTCTCCGGAGTTTGCCATTCCATCGCTGCGTGCGCTGGCGAATCATCCTGACATCGAAGTCGCGCTGGTGGTGACGCAGCCCGACCGGCCGTCGGGACGCGGACGGCGACTCACGCCGCCGCCCGTGCGAATGGCAGCCGACGAGCTGGGACTCGTGTCGATGCAACCGGAGACACTGCGCGACGAGTCTGCGATCGAGCTGATTCGGTCGGTGCATCCGGATGTGCTGGTTGTCGTGGCCTATGGCGAGATCCTGCGGCGTGCGGTTCTCTCACTCGCCCCACACGGCTGCCTGAACGTGCATCCGTCGCTGCTGCCGGCGTATCGCGGCGCGACGCCGATTCCGGCGGCGATTCTGCACGGCGACAACGAAACGGGCGTAACCATTATTAAGCTCATAGCCGCCCTCGACGCTGGGCCAATTGTGGCTCAGCATGCAGTCTCGCTGGACCAAACCGAAACGAGCGGCGAGCTTTCAGATCGCCTGGCCGATCTGGCCGCGGAAGTCCTCCCGGAAACGATGTTGGCGTACGCAAGCGGCGACCGGTTCCGCGTGAGCAGGATAATGAGCGGGCGACCTACACACGCGAATGGACTAGCGAAGACGCTCACATCGACTGGTCTCAGCCAGCCCGCCGAATCGAACAGCTCATTCGAGCATCCGATCCGTGGCCCATTGCCTGGACGCAGTTTCGCGGCGAACGGTTGCGCATTCTGCGGCGCCTGCGGAATCCGACACTGA
- a CDS encoding DUF2298 domain-containing protein: MKSHRLPLSPYTLALLATFLLAALLRIYGMNWDQGLYLHPDERFIAIVSSERVDLPKLSDLGALFDPATSPINPRRDGPDGNPLSFAYGTLPVYVQSVASWAINLVADDDYQSYQDIYRVGRPLTVLVDMTTLLVVYLLARRLAGRYAGLIAAMLYGTAVLPIQLSHFFTVDTWLTLFVTTTLYFAIRFADKRTIGRAVALGVPVGCAFATKASVAALLLPLAVVGLSELVRAIDRRVVLGQLALAGLVALAVFTVFEPYAIVRSGPFFKDISTQADIVRGHFDVPFTRQFIGLTPGLYEARNLFLYGLGPAFLLAGLVAIAWAARHGWRRRDLTYVVLLSWVAGYGLTIFLTEARFMRYSLPMIPVLAVLIGAMLGRPLPARSRLPRALATATILIVTAIWGFGFVSIYSHENSRIAASRWMYENIPSGSAISVETWDDALPLPYPGAPQNTFTTVSFDMYGDLPPDDKVAQIAGYLQSVDYVVLSSDRLTQSVDNEPWRYAVQIDYYRRLDAGQLGFQLVYEGVVDPQLFGLRLNDARADESFTVYDHPHVRIYRKVESLSTDEIRNRLLWGASQPWYPMRYLPSKDLMLGVPASDIETTQDAGWNSLATSSTPAAILLWILAIEMTGLAILPVAAQVFRTSPDRGAWSARLIGILLVAWLVWIGASLDFWPARSVTVAVAIAFVAVLAWGWYAFRISRRYRVELPSVRSWLVGSAIWIGVFSFFLLLRAIYPDFWQTWFGGEKPFELAYLRAISRSTSFPSYDPWFSGGIINYYYYGWHIIASLIKLTGVGVSLGFQLGVATIPALLALQTVAFVSLCMQKSRRWMSRNMMAIGALVAVVAVVIVGNLDALVQVIQQRSISSTTFDFWRSTRVIDFTINEFPYFSALWADLHPHFIDLPVIMLVLTLVAVVVLSAERMSLATVPTFGLMALALGTTAVTNSWDAPLCAGLILGGCIWVAARSDRDQRISIIGSGLLTLVVAYVMFRPFFSRFYSVVGDVTRTNNGSPLSQFLAVWGIFLAIIAIAIVVDAVQSGNWQSPIRQNALALGVTCLVAGTLAFVVMAVRGNQLSAGGLAALWIAAVLLGIGSLVHAPSRFGSVGIGLAFSAAVATGAISGYRPAAAVAMAVGVVALGFVIRLQPARSVPWVIVGVGSALLVGVEVIYVADDLSGGDWQRMNTVFKFYNQAWLLLASGAALLLVDLAFRSTRSLEADGDDVSDNAAEDGSRSSAIPDGVGTIRVAIVVGIAVLALGLLYPLLGTPSRLAQDMPSSPDYLTLDGYAWMNGGSITNATGDEIQFSGDLAAIEWLNDRAEDNPVLLEASIGPYRGNGSRISSATGLPTVLGWDRHQRQQRYPAGIDRRMSDIREIYNTTDAVRKLELLRSYDVRYVIVVTSNATGARQMTRRLTRRRRGSPHSTPCSVAT, encoded by the coding sequence ATGAAGTCACACCGGTTACCGCTGTCACCCTATACGCTCGCCTTGCTGGCAACGTTCCTGCTTGCGGCTCTGCTGCGCATCTACGGCATGAACTGGGACCAGGGTCTGTACCTGCATCCGGATGAGCGCTTTATCGCGATTGTCTCATCCGAGCGCGTTGACCTGCCGAAACTGTCTGATCTGGGCGCACTCTTCGATCCGGCGACCAGCCCGATCAATCCACGTCGCGATGGGCCCGACGGCAATCCGCTGTCATTCGCGTACGGCACGCTGCCAGTGTACGTCCAGAGCGTCGCCAGCTGGGCCATCAATCTCGTCGCCGACGATGACTACCAGTCGTATCAAGACATCTACCGCGTCGGCAGGCCGCTCACCGTCCTGGTCGACATGACCACGTTGCTGGTTGTCTATCTCCTTGCGCGCCGGTTGGCCGGGCGTTACGCGGGTCTCATCGCCGCGATGCTGTACGGAACTGCGGTCCTGCCGATACAGTTGAGCCACTTCTTCACAGTCGACACCTGGCTCACGCTCTTCGTGACGACGACGCTCTACTTCGCAATCCGCTTCGCGGATAAACGCACGATCGGACGTGCAGTCGCGCTCGGTGTCCCTGTCGGTTGCGCCTTCGCAACCAAAGCGAGCGTTGCAGCATTGCTCTTGCCGCTGGCGGTCGTTGGACTCTCCGAGCTTGTCCGAGCGATCGACCGGCGAGTTGTACTCGGGCAGCTCGCGCTCGCCGGTCTTGTCGCGCTCGCTGTGTTCACCGTGTTCGAGCCGTACGCCATCGTGCGATCCGGGCCGTTCTTCAAGGACATCTCAACGCAAGCCGACATCGTTCGGGGTCACTTCGATGTGCCATTCACCCGCCAGTTCATCGGTCTGACGCCGGGGCTGTATGAAGCCCGCAATCTGTTTCTGTATGGCCTTGGGCCTGCGTTTCTATTAGCAGGCCTGGTCGCTATCGCCTGGGCCGCCCGCCACGGCTGGCGGCGTCGCGATCTCACCTACGTGGTATTGCTGAGTTGGGTGGCGGGGTACGGGCTCACGATCTTCCTGACCGAAGCGCGTTTCATGCGCTACTCGCTGCCGATGATCCCTGTGCTCGCTGTCCTGATCGGAGCGATGCTCGGACGACCACTCCCCGCGCGGTCGCGATTACCGAGGGCGCTGGCCACCGCGACGATTCTCATTGTCACCGCGATTTGGGGATTCGGATTCGTTTCGATCTACAGCCACGAGAATTCGCGCATCGCTGCGTCTCGCTGGATGTACGAGAACATCCCATCGGGTTCGGCGATTTCGGTTGAGACATGGGACGACGCGCTGCCCCTCCCCTACCCCGGCGCTCCGCAGAACACGTTCACCACCGTGTCGTTTGACATGTACGGAGATCTGCCGCCTGACGACAAAGTCGCTCAGATTGCAGGCTATCTTCAGTCGGTCGATTATGTCGTGTTATCGAGCGACCGACTGACGCAATCTGTTGACAACGAACCGTGGCGCTACGCAGTCCAGATCGACTACTACCGCAGACTGGACGCCGGTCAGCTCGGCTTTCAGCTCGTCTACGAAGGGGTCGTTGATCCGCAACTGTTCGGTCTGCGCCTCAACGACGCGCGTGCTGACGAGAGCTTCACCGTCTACGATCATCCCCACGTCCGGATCTACAGGAAAGTCGAATCACTCTCGACCGACGAGATTCGGAATCGACTCCTATGGGGCGCGTCGCAGCCGTGGTATCCAATGCGGTACTTGCCGAGCAAAGACCTGATGCTCGGCGTTCCAGCGTCCGACATCGAAACGACGCAGGACGCTGGGTGGAACTCGCTGGCGACGTCGAGCACGCCTGCGGCGATCCTGCTATGGATTTTGGCCATCGAGATGACCGGACTTGCCATTTTGCCGGTCGCGGCGCAGGTCTTCAGGACGTCGCCAGATCGTGGAGCGTGGTCTGCGCGACTCATCGGGATTCTGCTGGTCGCCTGGCTTGTCTGGATCGGTGCCAGCCTGGACTTCTGGCCCGCACGCAGTGTGACAGTGGCAGTGGCAATTGCCTTCGTCGCGGTGTTGGCTTGGGGCTGGTATGCGTTTCGCATATCACGGCGTTATCGCGTCGAGCTACCGTCGGTTCGCTCGTGGCTTGTTGGCTCGGCAATCTGGATCGGCGTGTTCAGCTTCTTTCTTCTGCTGCGCGCGATCTATCCGGATTTCTGGCAGACGTGGTTTGGCGGTGAGAAGCCGTTCGAGCTGGCCTACCTGCGAGCGATTTCTCGCTCGACAAGCTTCCCGTCATATGACCCGTGGTTCAGCGGTGGGATCATCAACTACTACTACTACGGCTGGCACATTATTGCATCGCTCATAAAGCTGACTGGTGTTGGCGTCAGCCTGGGATTCCAGCTTGGGGTCGCGACGATCCCTGCCTTGCTCGCGCTGCAGACGGTCGCGTTTGTGTCGCTCTGCATGCAAAAGTCTCGCCGTTGGATGTCGCGGAACATGATGGCGATTGGCGCATTGGTCGCCGTGGTGGCTGTGGTCATTGTCGGCAACCTCGATGCGCTCGTGCAGGTCATTCAGCAGCGCAGTATTTCTTCGACGACTTTCGACTTCTGGCGTAGCACGAGGGTCATCGATTTCACGATTAACGAGTTCCCGTACTTCTCGGCATTATGGGCTGACCTGCACCCGCACTTCATCGACCTGCCGGTCATCATGCTCGTTCTCACGCTCGTTGCGGTGGTAGTCCTGTCGGCTGAACGAATGTCGCTTGCTACTGTTCCGACGTTCGGTTTGATGGCACTTGCGCTGGGCACAACTGCCGTAACGAATTCGTGGGATGCCCCGCTGTGCGCCGGTCTCATTCTCGGTGGCTGCATCTGGGTCGCAGCGCGAAGCGATCGCGATCAACGCATTAGCATCATCGGATCTGGACTCCTCACTCTTGTTGTTGCGTATGTCATGTTTCGGCCGTTCTTCTCGCGCTTCTACAGCGTCGTCGGCGACGTCACGCGCACGAACAATGGCTCTCCTCTTTCGCAGTTCCTGGCGGTCTGGGGGATCTTCCTCGCGATCATCGCTATTGCCATCGTGGTTGATGCCGTGCAGTCCGGGAATTGGCAGAGTCCGATCCGGCAGAATGCACTCGCCCTGGGCGTCACCTGCCTCGTAGCCGGGACGCTCGCATTCGTCGTCATGGCAGTCCGCGGCAACCAGCTATCAGCCGGAGGTCTCGCAGCACTCTGGATTGCCGCCGTTCTGCTCGGGATCGGGTCGCTGGTCCACGCTCCGTCACGGTTTGGAAGCGTTGGTATCGGGCTCGCGTTCTCGGCGGCTGTAGCTACCGGCGCGATCAGCGGCTACCGACCGGCTGCTGCGGTGGCCATGGCTGTCGGCGTAGTTGCACTCGGGTTTGTCATCCGGCTCCAGCCGGCGCGTTCGGTGCCGTGGGTGATTGTCGGCGTTGGATCGGCGCTGCTTGTTGGCGTCGAAGTCATCTACGTCGCCGACGACCTGAGCGGCGGCGACTGGCAGCGGATGAACACGGTCTTCAAGTTCTACAACCAGGCTTGGCTGTTGCTGGCAAGCGGCGCGGCATTGCTACTCGTTGATCTGGCGTTCCGTTCAACTCGTTCGCTCGAGGCAGATGGCGATGACGTATCTGACAACGCTGCCGAGGACGGTTCTCGCTCGTCGGCAATACCTGATGGTGTCGGCACCATTCGCGTTGCGATTGTCGTTGGCATTGCGGTGCTCGCTCTGGGCCTGCTGTATCCGCTGCTGGGCACGCCATCTCGTCTGGCGCAGGACATGCCGTCTTCGCCGGACTATCTGACACTCGATGGCTACGCGTGGATGAACGGTGGCTCAATAACTAACGCTACCGGTGACGAGATCCAGTTCAGCGGCGATCTGGCGGCGATCGAGTGGTTGAACGATCGCGCCGAGGATAATCCTGTACTTCTCGAAGCGTCGATCGGTCCGTATCGCGGCAACGGTTCGCGCATCTCCAGTGCGACCGGTCTGCCGACTGTGCTGGGTTGGGATCGACATCAGCGTCAGCAACGCTACCCGGCAGGGATCGACCGTCGCATGTCGGACATTCGCGAAATCTACAACACGACTGATGCTGTCAGAAAGTTGGAACTGCTCCGCAGCTACGACGTGCGCTACGTCATCGTGGTGACGTCGAACGCTACTGGAGCTCGGCAGATGACACGACGCCTTACGCGTCGCCGGAGGGGATCGCCACATTCGACACCATGCTCGGTGGCGACCTGA